The following are encoded in a window of Paraburkholderia sp. HP33-1 genomic DNA:
- a CDS encoding EAL and HDOD domain-containing protein, giving the protein MRDAFAGQLAGSPWHAQPDVAAQYVYVGRQPILDRDGALHAYELLFRAGRYNYAEINDDAQATAQVVARTIGGIGVPAVLGQHRGFVNIDRALLFSDIVHLMPPERFVLEILETVRYDASLARRLGELRRAGFQIALDDVHELSDELNAMLPYADIVKVDFLQTPPRTVAKLAAMVRGHGKTLLAEKIETREDFALAHELGFDLFQGYFFAQPQVLATPRNRSLRPGLLRLLALLSRDAGIVELEAELKLNPSVVVQLLRLVNSSAFGLGRNIASLREAIIATGTRQIARWAQLLLYADTGDLPWRADPLVQLAATRSRFMELAANWLRPADGEFADAAFMTGIFSLVHIVLDSTPDAVLEKLGLAPQIREAIVARKGELGALLLIAEVAGEGGDAAPVAAAAGFPVLTPDVLSELNLSAAAWFGAHVAEPVG; this is encoded by the coding sequence GTGCGTGATGCTTTCGCCGGCCAGTTGGCCGGCTCCCCCTGGCACGCGCAGCCGGACGTTGCTGCGCAGTACGTCTACGTCGGCCGCCAGCCGATTCTCGATCGCGACGGCGCGCTCCATGCGTATGAGCTGCTGTTTCGCGCGGGCAGGTACAACTACGCCGAAATCAACGACGACGCGCAGGCCACCGCGCAGGTGGTCGCGCGCACGATCGGCGGAATCGGCGTGCCGGCCGTGCTCGGCCAGCATCGCGGCTTCGTCAATATCGATCGCGCGCTGCTCTTTAGCGACATCGTCCATCTGATGCCGCCCGAGCGCTTCGTGCTCGAAATCCTCGAAACCGTGCGCTATGACGCGTCGCTCGCGCGCCGTCTCGGCGAACTGCGCCGCGCCGGCTTCCAAATCGCGCTCGACGACGTGCACGAGCTGTCCGACGAGCTGAACGCGATGCTGCCCTACGCCGACATCGTCAAGGTCGACTTCCTGCAGACGCCGCCCCGCACGGTCGCGAAGCTCGCGGCGATGGTGCGCGGCCACGGCAAGACGCTGCTCGCCGAGAAGATCGAGACGCGTGAGGACTTCGCGCTCGCCCACGAGCTCGGCTTCGATCTGTTCCAGGGCTACTTCTTCGCGCAGCCGCAGGTCTTGGCCACGCCGCGCAACCGCTCGCTGCGCCCGGGCCTGTTGCGGCTGCTCGCGCTGCTGTCGCGCGACGCCGGCATCGTCGAGCTCGAGGCGGAGCTGAAGTTGAATCCGAGCGTGGTCGTGCAACTGCTGCGGCTCGTCAATTCGAGCGCGTTCGGTCTTGGGCGCAACATCGCGTCGCTGCGCGAGGCGATCATCGCGACCGGCACGCGGCAGATCGCGCGCTGGGCGCAACTGCTTCTCTACGCGGACACCGGCGACCTGCCGTGGCGCGCCGATCCGCTCGTGCAACTGGCCGCGACGCGCTCGCGCTTCATGGAGCTCGCCGCGAACTGGCTGCGGCCGGCCGACGGCGAATTCGCCGACGCCGCGTTTATGACCGGCATCTTTTCGCTGGTGCACATCGTGCTCGACAGCACGCCCGACGCGGTGCTCGAAAAGCTCGGCCTCGCGCCGCAGATCCGCGAGGCGATCGTCGCGCGCAAGGGCGAACTGGGCGCGCTGCTGCTGATCGCAGAGGTCGCGGGCGAGGGCGGCGACGCCGCGCCGGTCGCGGCGGCGGCGGGTTTCCCGGTGCTGACGCCCGACGTGCTGTCGGAGCTGAACCTGTCGGCGGCGGCCTGGTTCGGCGCGCATGTGGCCGAGCCCGTCGGTTGA
- a CDS encoding putative bifunctional diguanylate cyclase/phosphodiesterase, giving the protein MEANTITAPRRGSLRTVFDRMRAFGRRDDDNRPSSANRPPPLEQVVGAVDLLAHVDDALHFIYVSDASLRFIGYHREYLKTATLHDLVAPADVPRLDALLKQAAASGNVEKATLGLVKSLTYPITVELRVVRSSHDGVDGYAVAGFDVSSWRATEERLTQALHLDRLTSLPNQAALLHALLDEQQKADAHGTPVALLLLDLDDYQRVNRALGYDAGDEMLRDTSRRLLNMTSPNETIARVASDEFAILVKPAASRTDAAAAAEALARRLLTAIQQPYVFKGQQVHLSASIGIALYPDVRHANDTAGQDAHLLRWADHALSQAKAAGGNTFAFYVPDDNPADAERLKLEADLYDGVRNGEFSLHFQPITSSRTRGVVGVEALIRWAHPVHGLVPPSMFIPLAESIGLINFLGNWVLKIACMQLIQWDAKGIPLQYVAVNVSPQQFRDPRFKDSVREAIELTGIDPRRVVFEITESLLMHDPAHAKALLEDLTAMGIRFAVDDFGTGYSSLAYLQRFPLAKLKIDRSFVENLLTSRNDQAIVSAVVGLAQTLDLELVAEGVETEAQRALLTEMGCDHIQGWLVCKALPSEELAQRFEMRELELHSA; this is encoded by the coding sequence ATGGAAGCGAACACGATCACCGCGCCCCGCCGGGGCTCCTTGCGCACGGTCTTCGACCGGATGCGGGCGTTCGGCCGTCGCGACGACGACAACCGGCCGAGCAGCGCGAACCGCCCGCCCCCACTGGAACAGGTGGTCGGCGCCGTCGACCTGCTCGCCCACGTCGACGATGCGTTGCACTTCATCTACGTGTCCGACGCGAGCCTGCGCTTCATCGGCTATCACCGCGAGTACCTGAAGACCGCGACGCTGCACGATCTGGTCGCGCCCGCCGACGTGCCGCGCCTCGACGCGCTACTCAAGCAGGCAGCGGCCTCGGGCAACGTCGAGAAAGCGACGCTCGGGCTCGTCAAGTCGCTGACCTATCCGATTACGGTCGAGCTGCGCGTCGTGCGCAGCAGCCACGACGGCGTCGACGGCTACGCGGTCGCCGGCTTCGACGTGTCGTCGTGGCGCGCTACCGAAGAGCGCCTGACCCAGGCGTTGCATCTGGACCGGCTGACCAGCCTGCCGAACCAGGCGGCTCTGCTGCACGCCCTGCTCGACGAGCAGCAGAAGGCCGACGCGCATGGCACGCCGGTCGCGCTGCTGCTGCTCGATCTCGACGACTACCAGCGAGTGAACCGCGCGCTCGGCTACGACGCCGGCGACGAAATGCTGCGCGACACGTCGCGGCGCCTGCTGAACATGACGAGCCCGAACGAAACGATCGCACGCGTCGCAAGCGACGAGTTCGCGATCCTCGTGAAGCCGGCCGCGAGCCGCACCGATGCGGCGGCCGCCGCCGAAGCGCTGGCGCGGCGTCTGTTGACCGCGATCCAGCAGCCGTACGTGTTCAAGGGTCAGCAGGTGCACCTGTCGGCGAGCATCGGCATCGCGCTGTACCCGGACGTACGCCATGCGAACGACACCGCCGGGCAGGACGCGCACCTGTTGCGCTGGGCCGACCACGCGCTGTCGCAGGCGAAGGCCGCGGGCGGCAACACGTTCGCGTTCTACGTGCCCGACGACAACCCGGCCGACGCCGAGCGCCTGAAGCTCGAGGCTGACCTCTACGACGGCGTGCGCAACGGCGAATTCTCGCTACACTTCCAGCCGATCACGAGCAGCCGCACGCGGGGCGTGGTCGGTGTCGAGGCCCTGATCCGCTGGGCGCATCCGGTGCACGGCCTCGTGCCGCCGTCGATGTTCATTCCGCTCGCCGAGTCGATCGGGCTCATCAACTTCCTCGGCAACTGGGTGCTGAAGATCGCGTGCATGCAGCTGATCCAGTGGGACGCGAAGGGCATCCCCCTGCAGTACGTGGCCGTCAACGTATCGCCGCAACAGTTCCGCGATCCGCGCTTCAAGGATTCGGTGCGCGAGGCGATCGAGCTGACCGGCATCGATCCGCGCCGCGTCGTCTTCGAGATCACCGAGAGTCTGCTGATGCACGACCCGGCGCACGCGAAGGCGTTGCTCGAAGACCTGACCGCGATGGGCATCCGCTTCGCCGTCGACGACTTCGGCACCGGCTATTCGAGCCTTGCGTACCTGCAGCGTTTTCCCCTGGCGAAGCTGAAGATCGACCGGAGTTTCGTCGAGAATCTGCTAACCTCGCGAAACGATCAGGCAATCGTTAGCGCTGTCGTCGGCCTTGCGCAGACGCTCGATCTCGAACTGGTTGCCGAGGGCGTCGAAACGGAAGCGCAACGCGCGCTGCTCACCGAGATGGGCTGCGATCACATTCAGGGCTGGCTCGTCTGCAAGGCGCTGCCGTCCGAAGAACTCGCGCAGCGTTTCGAAATGCGCGAGCTTGAGTTGCACAGCGCGTAA
- a CDS encoding peroxiredoxin, with the protein MKTKHIAAALTAVMAFGFALHSPLASATLKPGDTAPTFTAEVSLGGKTYTYSLADELKKGPVVLYFYPAAFTKGCTIEAHEFADAVDQYKKYGASVIGVSHDNIDTLTKFSVSECRSKFPVAADADAKVISAYDAGMPLKAGMANRVSYVISPDGKIIYEYTSLSPDKHVENTLNALKEWAAVHKGQ; encoded by the coding sequence ATGAAGACAAAACACATAGCGGCGGCACTGACCGCCGTGATGGCGTTCGGATTCGCGCTGCATTCGCCGCTTGCTTCGGCAACACTGAAGCCCGGCGACACGGCGCCGACGTTTACCGCCGAGGTCTCGCTCGGCGGCAAGACCTACACGTATTCGCTGGCTGACGAACTGAAGAAGGGGCCGGTCGTGCTGTACTTCTATCCGGCCGCGTTCACGAAGGGCTGCACGATCGAGGCGCACGAGTTCGCCGATGCGGTCGACCAGTACAAGAAGTACGGCGCGTCGGTGATCGGCGTGTCGCACGACAACATCGATACGCTGACGAAGTTTTCGGTCAGCGAATGCCGCAGCAAATTCCCGGTCGCGGCCGATGCCGACGCGAAGGTGATCAGCGCGTACGACGCGGGCATGCCGCTGAAGGCCGGCATGGCGAATCGCGTGTCGTACGTGATCTCGCCCGACGGCAAGATCATCTACGAGTACACGAGCCTGTCGCCGGACAAGCATGTCGAGAACACGCTGAACGCGCTCAAGGAATGGGCGGCCGTGCATAAGGGGCAGTGA
- a CDS encoding HDOD domain-containing protein, translating to MVKAAVLDRLWTRMSERGDFPMLSQSLRSTMAAVNNDDLDFTGLVQVVLSDFALTQKVLRLANSAMYMAFGGNITTVSRALMVLGMDAVGHLVVGLKIVDHFHHSAPRRIDAKLELNRTLLSGCVARKLTERGDLRAGEEAVVCTLMRQIGKLLVVFYLDAEWDQIRRHIEGGALETDACVLVLGVTFDEIGAEAAVRWRLPDTIRSGMGEFDPQDVTQPRQVQWLRAITNYSTAVADVLTQQNMPDWEREARIGELAQQYSGALNTDPDVLLQMSVALAREEGGDGVMAEISELRANADAIAREALTPEARIAVGVNDLRDLPEGSPLAPALAMAAETVLAGLGFARVVVFIKHSNGTFRARLGLGPKIDAALPRLTFNTAFEPDVFHLAIANSVGIFIENARDPKMVARLPEWFRRAFDDARAFVLLPVLDETDQTVALMYGDWSHTQEARRISQKEMSVLNEMAQELGRFFGQGQMREMETT from the coding sequence ATGGTAAAGGCGGCAGTGCTCGACCGGCTCTGGACGCGAATGAGCGAGCGCGGCGATTTTCCGATGCTGTCGCAATCGCTGCGCAGCACCATGGCGGCGGTCAACAACGACGACCTGGACTTCACCGGCCTCGTGCAGGTGGTACTGTCGGATTTCGCGCTCACGCAGAAGGTGCTGCGGCTCGCGAACTCGGCGATGTACATGGCGTTCGGCGGCAACATCACGACCGTGTCGCGCGCGTTGATGGTGCTTGGCATGGACGCGGTCGGCCATCTGGTCGTCGGTCTGAAGATCGTCGATCACTTTCATCACAGCGCGCCGCGCCGCATCGACGCGAAACTCGAGCTGAACCGCACGCTGCTGTCGGGCTGCGTCGCCCGCAAGCTGACCGAGCGCGGCGACCTGCGCGCCGGCGAGGAAGCGGTGGTCTGCACGCTGATGCGGCAGATCGGCAAGCTGCTCGTCGTGTTCTATCTCGACGCCGAATGGGACCAGATTCGCCGCCATATCGAAGGCGGTGCGCTCGAAACCGACGCGTGCGTGCTCGTGCTCGGCGTCACGTTCGATGAAATCGGCGCCGAAGCCGCAGTGCGCTGGCGCCTGCCCGACACGATCCGCTCGGGCATGGGCGAGTTCGATCCGCAGGACGTGACGCAACCGCGCCAGGTACAGTGGCTGCGCGCGATCACCAATTACTCGACCGCGGTCGCGGACGTGCTCACGCAGCAGAACATGCCCGACTGGGAACGCGAGGCACGCATCGGCGAGCTTGCGCAGCAGTACAGCGGCGCGTTGAACACGGACCCCGACGTGCTGCTGCAGATGAGCGTCGCGCTGGCGCGCGAGGAAGGCGGCGACGGCGTGATGGCGGAAATCTCCGAGCTGCGCGCGAATGCCGATGCGATCGCGCGCGAAGCGCTCACGCCCGAAGCACGCATCGCGGTCGGCGTGAATGACCTGCGCGACCTGCCCGAGGGCAGCCCGCTCGCACCGGCGCTCGCGATGGCCGCGGAGACCGTGCTCGCGGGCCTCGGCTTCGCGCGCGTCGTGGTGTTCATCAAGCACAGCAACGGCACCTTCAGGGCGCGTCTCGGCCTCGGGCCGAAGATCGACGCGGCGCTGCCGCGGCTCACGTTCAACACCGCGTTCGAGCCCGACGTGTTTCATCTCGCGATCGCGAACTCGGTGGGCATCTTTATAGAGAATGCGCGCGATCCGAAGATGGTCGCGCGGCTGCCCGAGTGGTTCCGCCGCGCGTTCGACGACGCGCGTGCGTTCGTGCTGTTGCCGGTCCTCGACGAAACCGATCAGACCGTCGCGCTCATGTACGGCGACTGGTCGCATACGCAGGAGGCGCGCCGCATCTC